A window of Exiguobacterium sp. Helios genomic DNA:
TCTTCGGTGCGATTGGGGGACGGACATTAAAATTGACTTACCCGTTGACCGTCATTCGATGATTGCGATTCCATCCATCACAAACGAAGATGTCGATGTATCGATCATCCTATTTCATCAAACCGCGGATGCCTATGATGCGACAAGTGCGGACGAGATTTCGCGTTTGTTACGTATTTTTTGTCGGGTGTTGCACCGTTCACGGGAAACATACCAACTGTACGCCGAGAGCCGGACTGATGCTTTGACGGAGCTCGCCAACAGTCGTGCCTTTTACGAGGAAGGGGCACAGCAATTTGCCTCTGACCGTTATCCCTTGTCGATCATCTTATTTGATATCGATCACTTCAAACATGTTAACGATACGTATGGACATAAGGTCGGTGACCTTGTTCTGCGTGAACTCGGTCGCAGGATCCGGGCCGTGCAACAGAAAAAGCAGAACGTCTTCGCGGCTCGATACGGCGGAGAAGAATTTGTCCTGTTACTTCATCAAGCTCCACAGAACGAAGCCATCGATTTCGCCGAAGAAATCCGGCATGCCGTCCTCGACCGGCCGTTCGTCGTCGATAGACATCGCTTATCCATCACCATCAGTCTTGGCGTCGATACCGTCGAATTTCCATCGGAACGATCGTTCGAAGAATCGCTCCGGCAAGCGGATCATGCTCTCTATGTCGGTGGCAAACATAACGGTCGGAATTGTACTGCCCATTACGCTAACCTTTGAAAGGTCGTGACTATCTTGTCAATTACTGAAATTGAACGAACGATTTCGACTCTAGCCTCGCCTCGAACAATCCGGATTTATCGTCCGACCGAACTCCCGGTCGACGAAGCGCTCCCGGTCATTTATATGCATGACGGTCAAAATGTCTTCAGTGGTGAGACCGCTTCGTTCGGAAAAGGCTGGGAAGTCCATCATGCACTCCATACTGTTCAGTTGCATGCGATGATCGTCGCCATCGACAGTCCGGATGATGGAATGGACCGCTACGATGAGTATGCCCCTTGGACGGACGAAGCCCTTTTAATGCGCACGGCCTATCCGTCTCATCGCAAGACGATTGGCGGCAACGGAAAGCAATACATGCACTGGATCGTTCATGAACTAAAACCGTATATTGACTCGCAGTATGCGACGATTCCGACGGATACGACGATGATCGGCAGTTCGATGGGGGGTGTCATTTCATTGTATGGCTTGTTCGCTTATCCGGAAATCTTCACACGTGTCGCTGCTTTATCAACAGCCGGTTGGGCGAATTTTTCTTCTTTACTGGAATTCATTGAGCGCAGTCCACGTTTATCCGAGCACCAGCGTTGTTATATGGATGTTGGTACGAAAGAAACGAGCGGACCGATGACGGAAAATGACTATCTTCATACAAACGAGGTTCTTGCGAAAGCCGTTCAAAAAAAAGTCCAACAAGCGACTTACGAAATCATTCCCGGTGCGATCCATCACGAGACCGAATGGGCAAAACGGATGCCGGATATTCTCCGTTTCTTATTTTCATCCTAAAAAAGCAGGCGACGAAATCCCGGATTCGGATTTTGTCAGCCTGCTTTTATTCATCCATGATTACTTTACCAATTCTTCCATTTGTTCTTTTACATAACGGTTGCGCGGGTGTTCCCGGCATTCGTCTGAACAAGAACGCATCACTTTCGGTTCACATTCTTCACAGCAGAAGTGTTGACGATTACATTCCGGATTTGCACAATTCACGTAACGTGTTTCGTCTTTTCCACAGTAATAACAAGTCGAGACGACCGTTGGATTGACTTCGTTAACAGGTACTTGAATGCGTTCATCGAACACATACAATTCCCCTTCCCAGTCTTCTCCACGCGTTGCTTCATCTTTCCCGTACATGACGACGCCGCCTTTTAAATGGAAGATATCATCGCTGTTTTGACGTTTACGGAAATACGCCGTGAATTTTTCACAACGGACACCGCCCGTACAATACGTCAGAACTTTTTTTCCTTCAAACAAGTGTTCATTTTCATCGAGCCATTGCGGAAATTCACGTGAGGCATCGACATCGACCTTGACGGCATTTTTAAAATGACCGAGATCGTATTCGTAGTTGTTCCGGACATCCAGAATGACGACATCTTCATTTTGCATCATGTTTTTCCACTCGGCCGGTTCAAGATACGCGGCATTTTCTTCCGGCACGTTGAACTCATCTTCAAAACGCCATGTGACCAGTTCGTTTTTATAACGAACGAAGATTTTTTTGAAGGCATGTTCGTCGACCTCATCAATTTTGAACTCGATGTCACTAAACCGTGGATCGGCAAGCAGGTCCTGCATGTATTGATCGGTTTGTTCGACTGTTCCAGACAGTGTGCCATTGATTCCTTCTGGTGCAATCAGGATTCTTCCTTTGATGCCAAGCTCTTTGCAATAGGCAAGATGCTCTTTTGTTAATTGTTCCGCATTGTCGATCGGAACATACTTATAAAATAATAGTACGCGATAAGGTTTCATAATCCTCATTGGCCCCCATGTCAGTTTTTTGCAGTAAAACGAACGTTGGCGAACGAAGCGTCATAGCTATTAGCTAGCTGGGAACGCCTGCAAAACGCACCCATTTAAGTATAATACCAACTTCATTTGAATTGTACAATTGCCAGTTCAGCGGACAGCACGATAAAGTTTTTCCTTTCTGACGGGGAAAGAGTTAAAATAGAAACTAGCAGTTTATTTTGTAAGGAGGATTCCGAATGCTCCAAACCGTCCGTCAGTGGATTGAACAAATGATTACGTTTCTCCAGGATCTTCCGGGTGGTGCATCGACCGGATTGATTGCTCCTTTTCTGGAATCACTTTTTCCGTTCCTCCCGCTTGTTCTTATCATTTCCGCCAATGCAGCGACTTATGGCTTTTGGATGGGTGTACTCGTCTCTTGGGTCGGTAGTATGCTCGGTTCCCTTGTCGTCTTTGCCTGTATCCGTTATTTATTTCGCCGCCCTGTCACGAGGTGGCTTGAACAACATAAAGCCGCCCAGCAGTGGATTGAACGGGTTCGCCATATGAGTCCGATTTCGCTTGGTTTTTTCTTTTCACTTCCTTTCATGCCGGCCTTTATCATTACAGCGATTTCTGCAATGATTCAACTGTCACTTCGGACGTATTTGATTGCCGCTGGAGCGGGTCGACTGATCGTCGTCATCATCTTCTCGTTAATCGGTAAAGAATGGTCAACATTTTTGGAACGACCGATCCGTCTTGTTTTTCTGTTTCTGATTTTACTCGCCATCTGGGGAGTCAGTCGTGGCGTCGAAGAAATCATCAAACGGCGCGCCCTAGCACGACGTTCGAAGTCACTACGTGATCTTGAACAGGAAATCGGGGACAATAACAAATGATATAACCAACTGTCGGCACATCCTCCATCAGGGTGTGTCTTTTAATTATGCGGATTTCAACGTTTTTTATTCATTTCCCTTTATTTTTCCAGGCAGGACTTTTGAATCATTTTTTCATATTAATATGTTTTTAAAATAACGTTCACATTTTGTCCAACATTGAAAACGCTTACAATAAAATGGTAAGACCAATATTAATATAATACCTCGAATTCCCCCTTCTAAATTAGGATAGATTTTCCAAAGGAACTGTCTCTATAATGAATTTAAATTCATTTTCAAAGGAGGCGTCTCATGCACCAGGTATCTGAAACAGCGAAGACGCAAACGACACGCTCTGCCCAGACAATCGTCGAAAGTGCATCGTTTAAACAATTGATGCGCGAAAAAAATGCATTCATCTTACCGGCCATTGTATTTTGTCTCATTTTTTATTTTACGCTTCCCATCATGACCAGCTACTTTACCTTCTTGAATCGGCCATTGCTTGGTGATATCACAGGGGCTTGGTTATTTGCTTTCCTGCAGTTCATCATGACGTGGACGTTTTGTACGCTTTATAACAAAAAAGCACGTTCGTTTGATCGATTGGTCGAACAGATCAAGGAGGAATCACGATGAACTATACCGCTGTCGCCCTATTCGCTGCGATTGTCGGGTTAACACTCGTCATTACATATTTCGCTGCCCGTAAAACAAAGACGGCGAATGATTTTTATACTGCGGACGGTGGCTTGACCGGTGCTCAAAACGGTATCGCCATTGCCGGTGACTATATGTCTGCGGCTTCCTTCCTCGGAATTGCCGGAATGATCGCCCTGGCCGGATTCGACGGATTTTTTTATTCGATCGGTTTTCTCGTTGCCTATCTTGTTGTTCTCTATCTCGTTGCCGAACCGTTGCGCAACTTAGGAAAATACACGATGGCTGATATGATTGCTGCCCGTTTTAATGCCTCGAAAGTTCGGGGTGTCGCAGCGATGAACTCGATTGTTATTTCCATTTTCTACATGATTGCGCAATTGGTCGGAGCCGGTGCTTTGATTGAGTTGTTACTCGGAATTCCATATACGACAAGTGTCATCATCGTCGGTATTCTGATGACTGTGTACGTTGTGTTTGGCGGGATGACGGCCACCTCATGGGTGCAAATCATCAAAGCGATTTTGCTGATGGCCGGTACAGCCGTCATTTCCTTCATGGTATTTGCCAAATTCGACTTCTCGATCATGAAGATGTTCTCGGAAGTGAAACAAGCCACACCGCTCGGTGACTCCTTCTTGAATCCCGGTAATAAGTTTAAGTTACCGCTCGATACGATTTCCTTAAACTTGGCACTTGTTCTCGGAACAGCCGGCTTGCCGCATATCTTAATCCGCTTCTTTACGGTTAAAGATGCACCGACTGCCCGGAAATCCGTTGTTTATGCGACCTGGATCATCGGTGCGTTTTATATCTTAACGATTTTCCTCGGCTTTGGAGCCGCTGCCTTCGTTGGAGCAGATGACATCATCGCTGCGAATGCAGCCGGTAATATGGCGGCACCTCTCCTTGCGCAGGCGCTTGGTGGAGACTTACTGTTCGCCTTCGTTGCGGCTGTTGCTTTTGCGACCATCCTTGCCGTTGTGGCCGGACTGGTTTTATCGGCTGCTTCCGCCTTTGCCCATGATTTTTACAGTCATATTCTGCGTAAAGGACAAGCAACGGAAAAAGAACAAATGACGGCTGCGCGCCTCGCTTCCATTGCCGTCGCACTCGTTTCGATGGTACTGGCGTTATTTGCACAATCAATGAACGTCGCTTTCCTTGTTTCACTGGCCTTTGCAGTGGCAGCCAGTGCCAATTTGCCCGTCATTTTGCTGACGATTTTCTGGCGCCGTTTCAATACTGGCGGAGCTGTCACAGGTATGGTCGTCGGTCTTTTCTCTTCACTGCTTCTCGTCGCGCTCAGTCCTAATATCTGGGCAGTTGACGGTTCAGCCTTATTCGTCGGGGAAGCATTATTCCCACTGTCGAATCCGGGAATTGTTTCGATTCCACTTGGTTTTCTAGGTGCGATTATCGGAACACTTGTTACGAAATCGGACGAAGTGGCCGGTAACTTCGAACGTATTCTTGTCAAAGCCAATACCGGTATTGATGCAGCAACTGAAGTTGCTGCATCAAAAGAATAATCCCCTTAACGGCTCCTTCAACCCCCTTGAAGGAGCCGTTCCCTTTTACATTTTACGAACGGATTGCCATACTAACCGTATGAAAGAACGTGAAAGGAATGTCTTACATGGAATTTTATTATTTTTTACCACTCGGCTTTTTTATTGGTATCATCTCTGGTTTCTTTGGAATCGGCGGCGGCATCATCTTAACACCGCTTTTACTGATTCTCGGCTTCTCCCCAAGCGTCGCTATCGCGACGAGTTTAATGTTGACGCTCGGTTCAACCGTATCCGGTACCCTATCACACCTCCGCCTGAAAAATGTGGTCTGGCGTGACAGCCTGGTCGTCGGTTTAGTCGGTATCATCGGTTCTACCATCGCGACTCCGATCGTTCTCCGATTAGAGGCAGTGAACGGTGCCCATCTCGTCATCTCGGTTGTGTATATCGGTTTATTATTATACTTTGCCAATAAGTTTTTACGTCCAAAGTCCTCGTCAGGTGCACAAACCGGTTGGAAAAACCGGTATCTGGCACTTGGTTTCATTGGGCTGTTCGCAGGATTCATCTCGTCCTTGCTTGGTGTCAGCGGTGGTTTCATCATTACACCACTACTCGTCGGTATCGCCGGATATGAATTGAAACGGGCAGTCGGAACGAGTATTGCTTCGGCCCTACTGATCGTCTTGTCCGGCCTCGTCAACTATACGGTCGCAAGTACAGATGTCGATCTCCTCGTCGGGGTCATGCTAATCATCGGAGCATTACTTGGTGCTCCAATCGGCGCGAAACAGTTGGCTCATTTCGACAGTCCTTTCGTCAAAAAATATCTCGGTATTTTTTATCTGACAGTTGCAACAAGCGTCCTTCTTGAAGTCCTTCATTTCAATACGGCTTCACTGATTGTCTTGATTGCCCTCAGTCTTGTTTTCTTACTGACACTCGTCGTCTACAGTCGTAAACGCTCTGTCCGACGCTGATTCTCCCTATAATTTCGCCTCCCGACCGTTCCCCGGCAGATCCGGATAACGGTCGGGAGGTCTTTTTTGTGCCTGGTTTTCATATTCATCCGTTCTTTATATTTTGTTAAAACTTACAACTTATCGGAAAACTCTTTGTTCTTATGCACAACCAAAGATATACTTACTTCAACAGTATTTTATATAGAGAAAGAAGGTCTGATTTTTATGTTGGAAGCGACGTATCATTCCCTTGAGGACTTAGCGGAAGCGATTGGTGTCGCACTGAGTGCTCCAATTACCATCGAGGATCGTAATCACCGATTGCTTGCTTATAGTACACACACTGCCGATACGGACCCGGCCCGGATTGCAACGATTATCGGGCGACGCGTCCCTGAATCGGTCATTGATCAACTGTGGAAAGACGAAGTCATTCAGAATCTTGCGGCACAAAATGAACCGTTGATCATTTCAGCCCGTACAGGTGTCGGTTTGAATGACCGTGTCGCGATTGCGATCAAGCAAGATACAGAAATTTTAGGGTACATTTGGTCAATCGCCCGCAGCATCCCCTTTTCAGAAACCGAGTTATCCGACTTAAAAAAAGGAGCTTTGCTGGCTCAACGGCAGTTACTCGCCATCGATATGCAAAAGAAACGCCAAGAAGAAAAATCCGAACAATTCTTTTTTGAATTACTTCACGAAGACATGTCCGAGTCGGAAATTTTAAAGACCTTCTCTAAACTACACATTGCTCCACCCGGAATCAGTCGCCTGATGGTGATCCGGTTTTCAGAAGCCATCACACCGCGACTTGCTGATCGGTTACGTTATTTGCTGACTATCCAACAAACCGTCCGACCGCTTTTGTACGCGTACGATGAAACCGATTTTATTTTGTGGATCAGCACAAATGATAAAGATGCCCACCACGAACGATTACAATTTGATGCCTTCATTCAATCTTTCCGACAAATGCTTGCCGAACGATTTAATTACACGAAATTCATCTCTGCCAGCAGCGAAGTATTTACCGGCGTTCAGTCGATTCCGGAACGTTACGAAGAAACGGGGATCGTTCTCCGGTTAAAAGATGCATTTCCGTTTGAGTTAAATACCGTCACACGATATGAGCGTCTTGGTTTATTCCAGCTGTTACCGATTTTTTCCGAACGTCTGCGCAGAAGGACCGTTCGTTTAGAAGAGATTGAGCGATTACGCGCCTATGACGGGAAACATGCCGCTTCGTTATGTGAGACGTTGGAGTGGTTCCTTCATTATGACGGAAACGTCAAACAGGTCGCTTCCCACCTGCATGTCCACCCGAATACGATTTTGTATCGGATGCGAAGAATCGAGGAAGAAGCCGGTATCCGGATGGAGTCGCTTCCGGAACGTGCCCTTCTTTACCTGTATTTAAAAGCAGACCGTTATCCTTTGTGATTTTTCACAAAGGATTGCTTGTATTTTTGAAATCGCCGATAAAGTAGAACGCTTTCATTTCTCGTATACTGAAGGAGAAGTGACACACTGTTTGTTTATTCGCGAAAGGGGATCGCATTTATGATCATCGGAGTATTAAAGGAAATTAAAAACAATGAAAATCGTGTCGCGTTAACGCCTGCTGGGGTAGCGGCTTTAACGGGTCAAGGACATACGGTCATCGTCGAAACAACTGCTGGTATGGGGAGCGGCTTTACAAACGAAGAATACACGCAAGCAGGGGCACAAATCATCGAGACAGCGGCTGAAGTTTGGGCTACTGCCGAGCTGGCATTGAAAGTTAAGGAACCGGTTGCTTCGGAATATCAATACTTCCGTCCGGAACTCACATTGTTCACATACCTTCATCTGGCTGCAGAACCTGAGTTGACACGTGCACTCGTCGATTCAAAAATTACAGCAATCGCATACGAAACGGTCGAAAAAAACCGGACGTTACCACTCTTAACACCGATGAGCGAAGTGGCCGGTCGGATGGCGTCACAAATCGGTGCTCAGTTTCTTGAAAAACCGCACGGTGGTATGGGCATCCTGCTTGCAGGTGTTCCTGGTGTCCGTCGCGGTAAAGTAACGGTCATCGGCGGTGGAGTCGTTGGAACAAACGCAGCAAAACTTGCCGTTGGTCTCGGTGCAGATGTCACCATCATCGATGTCAGTCCGGAACGTCTCCGTCAACTCGATGACATTTTCGGTAATTCAATCAACACGCTGATTTCAAATCCGTATACGATTGCAGAAGCTGTCGCTGAAAGCGATCTTGTTGTCGGTGCCGTCTTGATTCCTGGAGCAAAGGCGCCGAAACTCGTCACAGCTGAAATGGTCGAACGCATGAAACCGGGTTCTGTCATCGTTGACGTTGCGATTGACCAAGGCGGAATCTTCGAAACAGTTGACCGGATTTCGACACACGATGATCCGACGTATGAAAAGTTCGGTGTTGTTCACTACGCTGTCGCTAACATGCCGGGTGCGGTTCCACGCACATCAACACTCGCTTTGACGAATGCAACGCTTCCTTATGTATTGGAACTCGCAAACAAAGGAACACACCGTGCACTCGCCGAAAACGTCTCGCTTGAAAAAGGTCTGAATGTCGCGCAAGGATTTGTCACGTACGAAGCTGTCGCCCGCGATCTCGGATATACGTACAAATCGGTTGAAGACGTTCTTCACTTACACGCTTAAGTCCATTCTATATGACCGGAAACAGTCCGTTGCTCCGTGCAACGGACTGTTTCTTGTCTTCCATTTCCCTTATGATGAACACATAACACGATATAAGGTGGTTTTAACATGGTACATACGCTACACGCACAATCAAACGAGATCACGATTCCATTTGCGGAAGTCGATTTGTTACATCATTTAACAGTTGAATTCGAACCAACGCTGTTTCAGCAAAAAATTGAGCGACTTCGGCAGCTAGCACCGAACCATCCCCTCCCAGGAATTGCAGAAGCCTATGCGTTGTTTCATGAGCAAAATTTTTCAGCTGCCCGTCGGCAACTGGAGCAGACACGTGCTAAAACCGGCGATCATGTCCGGGCTCACTTGCTGCTCGGCTTGATGAGTGAAGTCGAACAATTTCAACACGAAGCGGAACAGCATTTTTTGGCCGCTTTGTCGCTTTTTCCGGATGAACCGAGTGTCCACCGGCATTTGGCCGTCCATTATTATGACCGGGAATTTTATGGTGAGGCCGCTTCCCATGCTCTTCAGTACTTAAAAAAGATTGGTCCTGGCGGAGAAGGTACCTTGATGACCATCGATATGATGCAAGCCATGCCGGGTCATGACGACTATGTGCTCGAATCCTTGTATGCGATGCTGCTCGAGATTCCGGATCACCGTCACGATATGATGTTCCATGCAATCGCTGCCAACAATGCGGAAATGCGTTATGACCTGTTCTGTAAGACACTGGACGGCGAACCGGATGAAGACACCGTCTTCCAGCTCGATTCCATGCTTTCCTTGATGATTGAACACAGCATGTGGGCAGCCGTTTATGATCAATCAGAGGAACGGATGTATCAGACTGTTTTCAAGACCATCTGCCGCGATTTGACGTATCGCCATGCTGGAATCCGGTCCATTCCGCTCTACCTGTCGATCCGGAGCCGTTATTTCGTCCGTCGTCTGTTGCACCGTCCGTAATTTACAAGGCAAAGGCGACAAGAGCTCCGATCGTCAGCGGAATCAACAGGTTATCGGTATCCCGGTAAGAGACCGCTTCAATCAAGGCCGCAATGTTGGCCAGTAAAAAACCGTAACTGACGGCAAGCCAAGCCGGTTCTTCATACAATAGGAAGGTCACTGTCAACACGAGAAACGAGGCGAGAAACATCGCGATGCTACCTTCGAACGAACGACGGATTTTTCCGCGGGTGTAGAATGTTTTCCCAAAGCGCTTTCCGACGAGGGCGGCTAATCCGTCTCCCCAGGCAAGGACCATACTTCCTGCGACAAGCGCCATCGGTTCCTGTTCGAAAAAGAACAGAACCAGCAGGGCCAAGGCCATCGGGTAATACACTGTTCCATACGAAACCCGTTCCACCTGATTCATCCGCCCGGTCCCTCGTTTCAATGTAATCCAATTGATCAGTGTGAAAAAAAGCAGCGGTGTGATGGCGACATACCAATGCTCCATCCAAGCGAGGGCTAAAAACACCCAGTGCCCGACCGCGATATGAATCCACTTCCGTATCGTCTCGGGTTGCATCTGCAATTTTTTTCCCGTCCATTCGAGAAGGGCTAAGACGATTCCAACGATGACGATTGTTCCGACTGCAGCAATCCACTCCATACGAATCCCCCTTTTTTGATAGTTTCATTGTACTTCGTTCAATTGGCGTTTGCTCTTTCGAACCTTCATTTGTTAACATAAGGTCAAATGACGTTCTAGAGAGGAAGTATTCTGCATGTATGATGCTCAAGCAGTACAAACGTTATCCAGTTGCCTGCTTCGTTTGAAAGAAGGCAAAGGAATCGGGACACTTGTGTCAGAAGATGAAGCCGATCTGCCGAAAGTAATGACCCGTCTCAAACAGTTCGATCCTTCCAAAAACGGTTTATCCATTAATGAAATCGTTCACCTTGCCAATGCATTGATCGGGGAACATATGTCGGCAACGACGATTCAAAATTGGACGAAGCGCGAAGTCCGTGACATCATCGGCGTTCCGCACCGGGGTAAGAAGTATTCCATTAACCAGGCTGCCATCATTTACTTACTGGATGATTTAAAGCATTTGTTTTCACTGGAGGAAACACGTGAATTATTGACGATTGTCTTCAAAAATCCAAACATTGATGAAGATGATTTAATCAGTCCGCTTGACTTCTATCTTGTGTATACACAACATGCGGAAACAAGCGGTCCGATCGAGTTGACGGAAAAACGCTTGAGACGGTCCTTAGAGCGCATCAACGCCTACCGCCCTGAAACTGTCCACGTTCTCCAACTGTGCCTCTATGCGCGCCGTATATCGCATCTGACGCACGAAGCGAAGCAACGTCTTCAACATGTCTTACAAACTTAATAAAAAAAGATGTCCGGTCATCATCGATGGCCGGACATCTTTTTTATTTTAGACTGCTGTAAGTGACTTGTAGTTGACGTTATTCGTCAGGCTCTTTAGAACCGAGAGTAATTCGTACATCGAAAGCTTATCCGCATCTTTGACGAGACGGTATTCATCGCCGTCTTGCAGCAATTCTGCGACGACTTCTCCCGCTGAACTCCGTACTGAGAATTTTCCTTTTGTCAGGTCGAAGGAAATGGTGTACGTACCTCGTTCGTAAACGTTGTACTCACATTTCTTCGAGAAGAGTGAAAATTTCTCACGCATTTGACCTACTTCTTGACCATCGTGGTTCATCACGACCCATTTCTTGCATGTCGGGATGAACTTACCAAACGCTACCCCTCTACCTTCACCATTCATTACTTGGACACGACCGGTTTCGTCGTGTTGAACTGCACCAATCATTTGGTGCGATTCATCATAAATCGCGGCATGACCTTGCGAAAAAACGCAACCCTGCACATAGACAACTTTGCGCAACAGAAATTCTCCTCTCACTGCTAAAAAGTGCTGGTATTTCGTCCCCAGTATATTTAGACATTCCGTATAATTTTGATTTTCTTTATCTGACTGATATTTCGTTAACGAAAATGATTATTGCACCGTTTGAACAAATTGACAACCCCCTTTTGTCGACAATCATTCGACAACATTAGCGAAAGCCAATTTCATGAGCAAATTCCAGTAATTCGTTCCGATCAATCAACCGAACCCGATTCGGTTCTGCCAGACGATAAGCGGCTTCCGTGTAGGTCGAGTTCGTCACGACCCATCCTTCATCCATGCCGTAAAACGGGACGGCAGCTGCCA
This region includes:
- a CDS encoding alpha/beta hydrolase encodes the protein MTILSITEIERTISTLASPRTIRIYRPTELPVDEALPVIYMHDGQNVFSGETASFGKGWEVHHALHTVQLHAMIVAIDSPDDGMDRYDEYAPWTDEALLMRTAYPSHRKTIGGNGKQYMHWIVHELKPYIDSQYATIPTDTTMIGSSMGGVISLYGLFAYPEIFTRVAALSTAGWANFSSLLEFIERSPRLSEHQRCYMDVGTKETSGPMTENDYLHTNEVLAKAVQKKVQQATYEIIPGAIHHETEWAKRMPDILRFLFSS
- a CDS encoding rhodanese-related sulfurtransferase, translated to MKPYRVLLFYKYVPIDNAEQLTKEHLAYCKELGIKGRILIAPEGINGTLSGTVEQTDQYMQDLLADPRFSDIEFKIDEVDEHAFKKIFVRYKNELVTWRFEDEFNVPEENAAYLEPAEWKNMMQNEDVVILDVRNNYEYDLGHFKNAVKVDVDASREFPQWLDENEHLFEGKKVLTYCTGGVRCEKFTAYFRKRQNSDDIFHLKGGVVMYGKDEATRGEDWEGELYVFDERIQVPVNEVNPTVVSTCYYCGKDETRYVNCANPECNRQHFCCEECEPKVMRSCSDECREHPRNRYVKEQMEELVK
- a CDS encoding TVP38/TMEM64 family protein, producing MLQTVRQWIEQMITFLQDLPGGASTGLIAPFLESLFPFLPLVLIISANAATYGFWMGVLVSWVGSMLGSLVVFACIRYLFRRPVTRWLEQHKAAQQWIERVRHMSPISLGFFFSLPFMPAFIITAISAMIQLSLRTYLIAAGAGRLIVVIIFSLIGKEWSTFLERPIRLVFLFLILLAIWGVSRGVEEIIKRRALARRSKSLRDLEQEIGDNNK
- a CDS encoding DUF485 domain-containing protein, whose translation is MHQVSETAKTQTTRSAQTIVESASFKQLMREKNAFILPAIVFCLIFYFTLPIMTSYFTFLNRPLLGDITGAWLFAFLQFIMTWTFCTLYNKKARSFDRLVEQIKEESR
- a CDS encoding cation acetate symporter; the encoded protein is MNYTAVALFAAIVGLTLVITYFAARKTKTANDFYTADGGLTGAQNGIAIAGDYMSAASFLGIAGMIALAGFDGFFYSIGFLVAYLVVLYLVAEPLRNLGKYTMADMIAARFNASKVRGVAAMNSIVISIFYMIAQLVGAGALIELLLGIPYTTSVIIVGILMTVYVVFGGMTATSWVQIIKAILLMAGTAVISFMVFAKFDFSIMKMFSEVKQATPLGDSFLNPGNKFKLPLDTISLNLALVLGTAGLPHILIRFFTVKDAPTARKSVVYATWIIGAFYILTIFLGFGAAAFVGADDIIAANAAGNMAAPLLAQALGGDLLFAFVAAVAFATILAVVAGLVLSAASAFAHDFYSHILRKGQATEKEQMTAARLASIAVALVSMVLALFAQSMNVAFLVSLAFAVAASANLPVILLTIFWRRFNTGGAVTGMVVGLFSSLLLVALSPNIWAVDGSALFVGEALFPLSNPGIVSIPLGFLGAIIGTLVTKSDEVAGNFERILVKANTGIDAATEVAASKE
- a CDS encoding sulfite exporter TauE/SafE family protein, with protein sequence MEFYYFLPLGFFIGIISGFFGIGGGIILTPLLLILGFSPSVAIATSLMLTLGSTVSGTLSHLRLKNVVWRDSLVVGLVGIIGSTIATPIVLRLEAVNGAHLVISVVYIGLLLYFANKFLRPKSSSGAQTGWKNRYLALGFIGLFAGFISSLLGVSGGFIITPLLVGIAGYELKRAVGTSIASALLIVLSGLVNYTVASTDVDLLVGVMLIIGALLGAPIGAKQLAHFDSPFVKKYLGIFYLTVATSVLLEVLHFNTASLIVLIALSLVFLLTLVVYSRKRSVRR
- a CDS encoding CdaR family transcriptional regulator, yielding MLEATYHSLEDLAEAIGVALSAPITIEDRNHRLLAYSTHTADTDPARIATIIGRRVPESVIDQLWKDEVIQNLAAQNEPLIISARTGVGLNDRVAIAIKQDTEILGYIWSIARSIPFSETELSDLKKGALLAQRQLLAIDMQKKRQEEKSEQFFFELLHEDMSESEILKTFSKLHIAPPGISRLMVIRFSEAITPRLADRLRYLLTIQQTVRPLLYAYDETDFILWISTNDKDAHHERLQFDAFIQSFRQMLAERFNYTKFISASSEVFTGVQSIPERYEETGIVLRLKDAFPFELNTVTRYERLGLFQLLPIFSERLRRRTVRLEEIERLRAYDGKHAASLCETLEWFLHYDGNVKQVASHLHVHPNTILYRMRRIEEEAGIRMESLPERALLYLYLKADRYPL
- the ald gene encoding alanine dehydrogenase, which codes for MIIGVLKEIKNNENRVALTPAGVAALTGQGHTVIVETTAGMGSGFTNEEYTQAGAQIIETAAEVWATAELALKVKEPVASEYQYFRPELTLFTYLHLAAEPELTRALVDSKITAIAYETVEKNRTLPLLTPMSEVAGRMASQIGAQFLEKPHGGMGILLAGVPGVRRGKVTVIGGGVVGTNAAKLAVGLGADVTIIDVSPERLRQLDDIFGNSINTLISNPYTIAEAVAESDLVVGAVLIPGAKAPKLVTAEMVERMKPGSVIVDVAIDQGGIFETVDRISTHDDPTYEKFGVVHYAVANMPGAVPRTSTLALTNATLPYVLELANKGTHRALAENVSLEKGLNVAQGFVTYEAVARDLGYTYKSVEDVLHLHA
- a CDS encoding tetratricopeptide repeat protein, producing the protein MVHTLHAQSNEITIPFAEVDLLHHLTVEFEPTLFQQKIERLRQLAPNHPLPGIAEAYALFHEQNFSAARRQLEQTRAKTGDHVRAHLLLGLMSEVEQFQHEAEQHFLAALSLFPDEPSVHRHLAVHYYDREFYGEAASHALQYLKKIGPGGEGTLMTIDMMQAMPGHDDYVLESLYAMLLEIPDHRHDMMFHAIAANNAEMRYDLFCKTLDGEPDEDTVFQLDSMLSLMIEHSMWAAVYDQSEERMYQTVFKTICRDLTYRHAGIRSIPLYLSIRSRYFVRRLLHRP
- a CDS encoding diacylglycerol/polyprenol kinase family protein; protein product: MEWIAAVGTIVIVGIVLALLEWTGKKLQMQPETIRKWIHIAVGHWVFLALAWMEHWYVAITPLLFFTLINWITLKRGTGRMNQVERVSYGTVYYPMALALLVLFFFEQEPMALVAGSMVLAWGDGLAALVGKRFGKTFYTRGKIRRSFEGSIAMFLASFLVLTVTFLLYEEPAWLAVSYGFLLANIAALIEAVSYRDTDNLLIPLTIGALVAFAL